A portion of the Ricinus communis isolate WT05 ecotype wild-type chromosome 10, ASM1957865v1, whole genome shotgun sequence genome contains these proteins:
- the LOC8266396 gene encoding probable calcium-binding protein CML49, which translates to MSGYPHPPAGYGYGGPPPPQQPQPYGASQPYGAPAQPYSGPSAPYAAPYAHPPAGDHNKPPKEKPQSSSGYGGGYPPSSYGSPFASLVPSAFPPGTDPSVVACFQMADQDGSGFIDDKELQRALSSYNQSFSLRTVHLLMYLFTNSNTRKIGPKEFTQVFYSLQNWRSIFERFDRDRSGKIDSNELREALYSLGFAVSPVVLDLLVSKFDKTGGKSKAIEYDNFIECCLTVKGLTEKFKEKDTSYSGSATFTYEAFMLTVLPFLIA; encoded by the exons ATGTCTGGCTATCCTCATCCTCCCGCCGGTTACGGCTACGGTGGGCCACCACCGCCTCAGCAACCACAGCCATACGGAGCCTCACAACCCTACGGTGCACCAGCTCAGCCATACAGTGGACCGTCAGCTCCGTACGCCGCACCTTACGCACATCCACCTGCAGGCGATCACAACAAACCACCAAAGGAGAAACCTCAATCTTCCAGCGGATACGGCGGCGGATATCCACCGTCATCGTACGGAAGTCCGTTTGCGTCGCTGGTGCCGTCGGCTTTTCCTCCGGGAACAGATCCTAGCGTGGTGGCGTGTTTTCAAATGGCGGATCAGGATGGGAGTGGGTTTATTGATGATAAAGAGTTGCAGAGAGCACTCTCTAGCTATAATCAGAGCTTTAGTTTGAGAACTGTTCATCTTCTTATGTACCTTTTCACCAACTCCAACACAAGAAAGATTG GACCAAAGGAATTTACTCAAGTGTTTTACAGTCTTCAGAATTGGAGG tCGATTTTCGAGAGATTTGATAGGGACAGGAGTGGCAAAATTGACTCAAATGAGCTGAGAGAGGCACTCTATAGTTTAGGATTTGCTGTCTCACCAGTTGTTTTGGATTTGCTCGTCTCCAAGTTTGATAAAACTGGTGGCAAAAGCAAAGCCATTGAATATGACAATTTCATCGA GTGCTGTCTAACTGTGAAG GGTCTGACTGAAAAATTCAAAGAGAAGGACACTTCATACTCTGGTTCAGCCACTTTCACTTATGAAGCTTTCATGCTAACTGTTCTGCCATTCCTCATAGCGTAG